CAACATTTGGCCTcactttaaatgaatgtaaataaaactacagGAAATTAAACATGGGTGCTTGTTTATTTAACTATTCATTGAAATCCTTTTATAGGAAAATCAAGCCAGACAACCAATCTAAAGGGTATTTAAATAGTATTTCCATTATATGGAGGTTGTTGGCATAATCAAACTAATAGGGAACTTCAATTTAGAGAAAAAGTATCTTGTTGACTTGAAATAACTTGTCTATGGTTTTGTTTGATGCCTAAAAGATGTTTAATGTCATGTTGATGCAGAGATACATTTCATACCTGAACACAAGATGACTTGATTACGCTGTCTTAGTCTGCTTGATAAACACCCCTCTGGAGTGGCCTGGGGGGGGTGAATGCTTATGCAatcaattattttgtgttttatatttgtacttaATGTGTATTGATTTGTGGAGATTTTTGTGCTGACAACTGGCCAGTtccaggcagaaaaaaaacatagacTATGTAGAGAATCAAGATATCCTCGTATTAATAAGGGCCGGCtacatgtgacattttaagtTTAGTGGCCCTTTTTTCATCCTCTGCCTCTTactcacttgtgtgtgtgaaaaagaggCTTGAATGTTTGATCTTTGGCCTGGCAGTGGGTCACTGTGACTTGCTACTGTTAAACTAAATGATAAGATAGGAATAATCTCATAGCTCCTCCTTTTCTGTCAATTTCTTCGACTCTAACAGCAAACATAAATCTTGCGAAAGCTaaactgactgctgctgctaaatGCACACAATAACAAAATTAGGGCCCATTGTCTAAATTCTCTTGTCTGTTTTGTCATGAGTTTTGTCTGTCTCCATACTTCTTTTCTACTGTGAAATATACTGACAGactatttttctctcctgtgagGCCACATGTAATTATAGCAGCGTCTCCGCCTTTATTTACTCTCATTTGTTGTTTAATCgctttgaatacattttactaTAATAATGATTGTGTCTGTATTCCATGACACtaatgtcaatcaatcaataaagtatttctgattctgattctaatacTTCTCTGCCCCCCATTAGTAACTATTAGTTTGTATATCTCCAAAACCAGTCCGCGAAAGTTACTGGAACAGCATTAGTACACAATTATCCTGCCCACACTATGAATCATGATGTTTACAGGATAAACTGACAGGAAATGGACATGACGCAgaggaaaagtggaaaataccatttttacatatttattaatgacattttcaaacatgctGGAGGTTATTGTTAATGCCATATGTTTGTGAAAGACGCCAATAACAGCATCCTTAAGCCCAAGGGGACGTCTtcaaattttatattttgtacaactTGCATGGTAATTTTTGCTTGAGAAAATTTTGAAACGATGAATCACTTACCATAATACTTTGTTTATCgacttatcaattaatcaactgatCATTTCAACTGTTCAGTGTTTGTCATATAATACAATTACTTATCAAAACCTCACATTCACGTTCTGTCAATTATTTAACCGACCAATCATTTCAGATCTAATCTGATGTtaatttctgattggctggtaaATTGCCTGTTAGATGTTCCAGTCAACAGTTTCAACACCATCGTAAATTAGTGCGTAAAGTTAAGTCATATAGTAATAATCTGAATAACGGTAAATGACTCGATAATATACTCCGAGGTGTCCTTATACTGAAAGATATTCGACTTGGAAGGAAGCTCAGTTGCCCTCTTCATCTCCATTATCTATTTATCAGTATATCTAGTTATGGAATATGGTCGATTAAATGGcaaactagctagctagctagctagcaagcagTTAGTTAGCTACAAAGAGAGTGTCTGTGAGTAACTTAAAAGTTAACGTTGCTTGACAGTGGCCTCTTGCTGGATACCCGGCCTTGCTACTTGCGACTGGACCTTTAGCAATGGTGTTAAGTTAGCTAAGCATTACCGTTTGTGGTATTGACCCCCATGACCTACCTGGTTAGATTCTCTATCTCTGCTGGTATACTTTTCAGTCTGTTTCCGCCGAGTGAAAGCGACTGCAGACGCAGCAGTTTCATACACTGAAGTGGGATCTCCTCAAATCGGTTCCCACTAAAGTTCAACAcctccagctgcagagagcCGAACTCTTTGGGCAGCGAAAACTCGTCCAGGCGGTTGTTCTTGGCTATCAGTGTTTTCAGCCTGGTCAGTCGAGTAATGCCCTCACAGATGGCCGACAGTCCGTTGTTGCTGATGTCCAAAAACTCGAGGTTGCAGAAAAGGCTGACTGACGAGGGGAGCGAGGCTAGCCGGTTGTAGTTCAGGTAGAGCTGTCTGGTGTCCTTTTTCCTCTCGTCGCTGATACTGTCAGCGCTAAAAGTGTTCAGACTCAAATGGGAAAAGTCCAGTACACTGTCGCCTGCAGCCGCTGCCCCTTCGTGAATCTCCATTTTGGCAATTTTAGCGTGAATTTTAAACTCTGAACAAAGTCCTTGCAGAAGTTTTGCTGTAGGCTGAACGCCCCCGTGAACCGCGAGTTAGCTCCAGGACTTGCTGTCTGTTTTTGACAAGGAGAAGGGAGATATTTCTATACACCCGCCCGCAACATTTAACCACATCTCTAGAGAAAATCTAGGTCACTAACTTAGTACTGAGGGCGAGCTACTGTGGCTACTGTGGCTACATGTAACAGGCGGTGCACTGTCGCTGTCCTACAATGCAGCCGTGAAATGTTTGCTTCCATGTTGAGAGATTGGCTAATTTTTGAGACAAACCCCGCCCACGCATTTGTTGATTGGTTAGTGTCCCAATCTGTCATATTACAAAAGTATTAATTAAGGGACTTGTAACAGGTTTATTGCACAGTTTATTGACATTTCTATAGCTGCACACTACCGTGTTGTTGTGTGTAATTTCGCTGATTAAGTTTTTAAGTCTTGCAACAACGGGAGAATGGTGGCCGATGATCCATCATGCCCAAATGCCCAGCTCGGTCTGCCATTATGCAACACCCCTCTTCTGTTACATTATGCAATACTCTGCTGACTTAGATGTGCACAGAATGAGAAATAGGTACAGGATAATTGGGATAAATGTATTCAGATCTATCCATATGACTGCCACAGCTCTATTCTGTTCATATTACATTATGAGGAGAAGTAGGGGAAATTCTAGAGGTGGGAAGTGAGATTGACTGCACAGTTTTGAAGAAGTGATTCTGACTGCTGTAGTTACTTGCtactgtgttttaaaataaaaacatgacacacacacattggcccTTACATTACCTATTACATGATCTATTTTGCACTTTTCCAAACAAatttcaaagtgcttcacaataaaaagcATTTAGCACAATATCAAACGGGAAGGCTAGTAAGCTAATGCACACAAGAGCAACAAAATAGAATTACGAAACAACAGAATAACCCAACAAAATTGTAAAGACATTTGCCAAGAAAAGCAAGGGAATATAAGTTAGTCTTGAtaagttttgtttaaaaatgtcaattcatttgaataatcTATTATTGAGTGTTTAAGTTTAGAAGCAAAGACAGCAAATGAGCTGTCCTGTTAAGCCGGGCCTGGGAGCATCCTGTAGACACTGATTCACTGACCCGAGAGTCTAAAAGTTACTATATGGGCGCAACCATTCAGAAATGTACTCAGTTGCTTCACCGTGTAGTGCCTGATAggtaataacaaaaaaatatattggaTTACCACACTGGCAGCCCGAGGAGAGAGTCCAACAGTGAAGGAACAGGTTCCTTGTGCTTTGTATTTGTTAGAGAACGGACTAGCTTTATGTAATACTTTTTTAAGTCAGACAGTTATTTATTATTCGCCATGGGTTACTCACAATATTTGACACTGATAAAAAGCACACGCACATACAAAGTGACAAAGCTGTGTTGTGGTTTATGGGCTTTATTGGCACACATACCTATTCCTTACAGTCTCTGTACTCTTAGTGGAATATAAAGATTTAGCTTGAACTTAGTAATGCAACTTTCACACAGACCATTTATCAGGGATGGAGTCACAAAGCACTAGTTCTCTGCTAAACTACAGCAAAGCACACTCATTCTTGCTATGCCACGTGGCATGATAGCCAACGCGCAGGCAAAGGTAGAGACCTATAATGTTTGCAGGTCTAAGGCACTGATTTTTATTGTCAAACCTCACAATTTAGATACAGGAttttaacaaataaacatttaacaaaccaAACTACTCTCAGCATCACACTTTAATAACACACGcaatcacgcacacacacacacacacacgcacgcacaatTTATATGCACCCAGTTAGTGATGCGTCTAAGCTACTTTAGCTGACAGTGAGGCTAGTCCTTCTGTTAGAGTGATTTTGAAAGCACAGGTATAGTGTTGTTGCTGGGTCCAGAGTAATGTTTTACCTGGAGAATCATCATTCAAACATTCCATCAAGACTTTGGTTTCAGTTTTCACCGTGCTATATTCAGGTCAGGTCTCACCTGGGTGCAGTTGTGCTGCTCCACACTGTAAGCTGGACCACTATGTCTTTGTCTCATAAatgtgagacacagacagagaaatgtttaACCAAAAAGCACCAGAGAGACTTGCCTGAGCATAACACGGGAACAAGATGAGTTTCAACTCAAGccaataacatactgtacatagaagcaaacttttttttgcagcaaAATTATTACTTTTTAGCAGTAAGATACTAACAAATTTCAGGCTTGTGATAAACTAAAGCCTAAGAAAGctagggagaaagaaagagaagtgcATTGGTCAAGTAGTGGCCTACTGTGGCGGTTCTAAAtggcaacaaaatcaaaatcactaGTAGCTTTACCCTCTTATCCCAGCTTCTTTAACCAACCTGCTGACTGTAAAACCTATGAGGGTGGGGAGGAACATGCTGCACCACCTGTCAAGTAGTCAGCTTTCTCTGTACTGAGACAGCTCCCTCATTTCAACAGGTGGATTCTCTAAGCTCTTAACCTTCTCTAACAATGACTTCCATATTCCAAAACAGTGACAacttgacagtttttttttttcataataactgtaaaaatataagTATTGTAGTAAAAATAGCCCCAGGGCTAGTGTTGAGGCGCAGTAATACAATCAAATATGACAGTACAGAACACGAGGGAATCCTATAATACTCTTTGATTGCCCCTGAATCtaacaaacatcaacacaaacacttaaacattgtaaaaaatgtataataattaACATAGCagagaaacatgaaaaagtcaGTTTAATAACAACACATGGCCACAAGGTAAATCAAGTATGGAGGAAGGGCGATGACGTGCATCCTCTCCTTCATTGCATCCTTATTTAGGCCTCCTTTGTGCTGGTCTTCAGCTTTTCAACTGTttcctgcatttaaaacaatgaaaagacagagacagaaaagtgagATATAGTGTATCATTTAATAtgatgtataaataataaatgatgatgatgaataaataatgatgtgAGTACATATTTGCATAAGCATCTATAAGCTTTTTTGGGATTTGTTTCTCAACAATTTTGGAAGCAGACATCATCAAGCATCACTTGAATGCTTTATCCCTTAAAAGCAACATTATATTTTGAAGCAAGGTCCTTGTGATTGAATTTAGCAACCAGCTGGTCACAACAAACTTGTACCCACAGAGCCACATTTGTTTACAGTGGCATTATAAGCTGCCCTTCTGGAGTACAGAGTACATGACCTTGCTGACTCAGCCATGGCCTCAAGCCAGAGCCCTAGTCCTACCTTGTGAGCCTCATGCTCTCATATGCATTATGTTCTAAGTGAACAGACAGTCATACCAAGCCCTTTTGTTGTCTTCTGTCATTGTTCCACCTCATAATAGAATCATTAAAGGAGTACTTCACGGATTTAGCACTGCATTCCTTTCACATTGTCGAACTAGAGATATCTTTTGTATCATTCTTCTTCCTACATTatccacaatgcaactcgaccgccAACAGTTCAGCTCAGAGATTTGGCTGTGTTATGCTAGTGGCaactaatgtagccttgagccgcTAACCTCAAGCCGAGATGAGGAGGACTGGcaagatttttttcattttcagacttgtagtcttcagccccaaataacactgactcaagtgacatcacttgaggcaatttatcagacttgATACAACTTTTCTTCACATATGCTGTAGTACCCCCCTAGACCTGTAAAAAggctttgatgtgtaaaatctgtgcAGATCTGCTCCAGACTACTGGCTACTACTTGGTATTCACTCTTAGGAATAACTAACTATATAACTTGATGATTCTGAATCACCCACACCCCTACCCTTCTACAATctataataaaaaggaaaatgttggtGATcatttgactctttttttttttcctgccatcTGCCCCTCTTTCATATCCACAGCCATTTCATAGTTTTATGGACCCAAtttagaaaacatttctttatttcacagCTTAGATttattgtttcacttttcatgCCAGGAGTCATAAAGCTGCTGATACCCTGGCTCACTGAGCTGTGTTAGGTTGGTAGACAAAACGTACACCTACCAATTCCTCTGTGAATTGTTTTGCGCTGGCTGAGCAGTTTGATTTCAAATGCTCTTTgtccagaaacacactgcaagTAATCAAAGGTTGTATCCTGCAGGAATCTAAAGCAGACACTTGGCTTATGGCTTATGTCAGTGATATTTCATGAACCTTATAGCCAAGTGGGATCCTATGAGCTGTGGGCAGTGATGGAGCTTTGAAATAAACTTGTTGTGACTATAGCCAGGTGATCTGTCCTGTTCTGTAGAGAAATTCTGGGACGcacttctgattctgattcatctTGACACTGATATGActgattacattacatttacattacattttttttattgtttacaggGGTTTTTCAGATTGCAAAGACAGACCTGGTGCTTGTTGAGCTCAGCCACACGGAGGTTCCACTCCTCCTCAGTCATCTCTGCCCCAGCATCTGCTGACTCatccacagctgctgttttgtctggACAGACAACAAAATAGTCAGAAAATGGTCACGAAGCATTTGCCTTCATGTGTGAGTTGATTCAAATGATCAGAAGTATAAATAGAATGAAGGTAAGCTCCAGTATTTGAACTTACCAGTGCAGGTCATAGCAGTGCAGACCCAGTTGccgcatgcacaaacacagcggTTACACTCTACCTGGGTCTCTGCTCCGTCCTCATATGTCTCATCCTCCAAGGCACATTCTGCAGAATGACAAACTATTCAGCCAAGACCACAGATAATAGGCTGTAGCACAACGATAACAGAAACAGCATTACACTGTAATCAATTTCCATGTCAGCATTTCAAAATGCCACATAATTCATCCAGtatcttcattttaaaagtcacaTGCCTTTGGCTAGTTTTAGCGTACTAATGAAAAGTCAGCAAATGTGCCAACACTCATGCTAAGCAGAAATTGCGTGGCAAGGATGTGTTTgtcagagatttaaaaaaaaaaggaaccaaAAGAACCCTGTATATGTGGGCTACCTGGAATTTCtaaaagcaaatacacaaaGCCAGCCaaatgtgtgagagtgtgtgtccttgagtcTGGTGAATCTCCAGGGTTCAGTGCGCCATTctaaatgttttctctccatttcctgtGAACTTTATCCTAGATATATGGGCATCACATGACTGAGCAGAAGTGACTACCACAAAACTCTGACTGTGTCTCAAACTATTCAGAAAAGAGCTGCAATTTGAGGCTTTCTGGGTGTCAAGACTGCCTGACTGGGCTTATTTAAATGCATCCATACACTGTATCCACCGGTGTGTAACTTTATGTTACATTATGTCACAGTATACAAATCACTTTAGGCTCACTCTTCTCTGGTGGATTGAATCCAGGCTTCAGGCAGTTGAGGAACTCATCAAAGCTCAGCTTCCAGTCGGCGTTCTCATCAGAGAGCTCAATGAGGGCATCAACACACAGGCTCCTGGGAAGCACaaacatatgtacacacacagaataaataTTAGCTGCTCCATACAGTGACAACAgaacattacagaaaaaaatactgtagaAATGCTAATTAGTTTAGAGTGTTTTACTCCATAGAGCACAGATGTTTATGCCAGTGATGACTCCCACAGGAGACCTCCAGTAAAGTTTGCACTGGCTGAATAGGGTTCAATGGCTTACACTGCATAGCTTAAAATAGCAACGCAGCACACAGATATGGATCTGTGTGTGCAAGCATTaccacagaagaaaatgttcactgagTTTGAAGGAAAGTGAAATTGGGACAGAACATGAAAGAATGCAAACAGTagccatttttttccctccatcctgACCTCGCACAAGCATGCAAACCTACAAACAGACACACGGACCTGAGCAGCTTGTTGCTCTCCTGGTCTGCATAGGACTGCAACTCCACCACCGAGTCATTTTGCTGGATGAATTTGAGCAGCTCTGAGGAATCCAGCTGAGAATCGCCATTGTCATACGACTGCAGAAACATGGACAGACAAGGTTAACACTTGTGTACGGTAGAATATGACCAATAAAAATTCACACTGAACTCTTAGACTATCTGATACAAACATTACATCTTCAGGGGTCACACTGTATTTACAATCAATCTGTGTCATGTGTATGTGGGTGCTGAAAATATTACTAAGTGATTTCAATTTGACGTGAGCACCGGCTCTACCTAAcagcatgtatttattttgtcatattgtAAAATGGGAAATGGATGTAAGagcatgaaaaaatattttcatataataATTTCTGGCATACATCTTAATGAATGCATATTCATTACTCACACTGAATGAACATCAGAGCTGCTTGTTAACATACAGGCTCTGTAATACTGTCCCTGCATGCCTAAAAAGTCCCATTATATGACTGTGTGGATGACAGTTGAACTGAAAACATTCAAGACATGCTATATAAAGTTAGAGGTAAGAGTACATATTTTTTATGATGAGAAAGACCAGACATATAATACTGCTGTTTAAACAAACTGTTCAAAGAACCATCTGCGCTTGCTTAAATGTCATTCATGTCAGCCTATAGAGTGGTAGCGGTCCTCCTCTCCTCAATAAACTCAATTATAATCATCAGCAAACACACTTGAAAGGACTGTCACATTAATAAATAGACACAGTCTGAGGCGGCTCTAAAGGTGGTTGGAGGAGGTCCcacacagataaataaactGGGGTATTCTGTACAAAGAATGGTGTAGGAGCAATTGTGTGCACTAATAGAGACAGAGGTCCATTCTGAAGCCCACCTTGAAGTATTTGAGCAGAATGTCAGAGAAGTTGGATCCCTTGACAAACCAGCCATCTGGGACAACCTCAGTCTGCAGCCACTGGATCACACGACCCCTCAGCTCATTGCGGTCAGCAGCATAGCACACCACTGCAAGGGTGGGAACATTTCCATAGGTCAACAGCATTGATAAATAATCCAAAGGGCAAAATCTATCTTGAAAGCTATTTCATGATTGACCCCTGTCCTTTTGTGCATACGTCAGTATGTTCATTATGTCCTTTCCATTAGACCATAAAATACAGCACAGATATAATAGTCACCTCTTAACATCGTACTTGACCTAAACTTAACCCATCACCATGACCTTAATCCAAAAATAACCCTGAATTTATGTGGTTAAAGTGAACaccaataaaaacaactaaattaagagtttttttctttagtaGTCTACACTTGcctcagaacacacacacacacacacacacacacacacacacacacacacacatatatatacatatatacacacacatatatatgaccaagcatgcacacacataaactcaccTGGGCTGGCAGCTGCttgctctgttttcttctctaaaGGTGattaaaaaagagacaaagaataTAACAtttgaggcaaaaaaaaaaatcaattgaacAGCATTGACTTGATTAAGATTAATGGAGATAAACTTGGCTGTCAATGAGCCCTTGGCCAAAGGTCTGTTAGGAGGACAGTGTGACATAACTATCACATCTCTGATCAATGTTCAGGCCAGCGGGGACACAAAGAGTGCGACATCGCCAAGTGTGAGCAGTAAAAGTTCACTCAAGATAAGACGCTAATATTAGATGCATTAATAGATAAGTCAAGGCCAGGAGTGTGAATGGCAGATTGTCTCAGTGACGTGAAGGTTGCCTTATATGACTATCAACCCGGTCACCTCACGTATCAGTTCCATGAATATAGCTCAGAGATCACACACTAATCAGTTCAATTAACTGTAGTATTATCAGCAAATGCCATCCCACAAAGGGCGCAAAACTAGCTTTTTGCCTCTCAACCTCACACCTATTAAAAATCAAAGTCTAGTCAGAATTTGAGACTCTCAATCCAATGTAAAAATGCTTGCACTATGGTTTAGGGTCAGTGGAAAGTCCTGCTGGGACAATAAACTTGAGCTTATTGTCCATATTGGGCaaacaatgaaataacaaaGCAATAATAAAGTTAGACTATAATATTTGAGCTTCCACCCTACACTCGACACCTGACTCTCCACAACACTCAGGAAAAGGGGTGCACAATCTGATTTCCGTATTGGCTGTCAATATTGGCCTTATTATACTGACccatctacagtacagtacagattATTGGTCaacagcattaaaaatgtattgtttccTCTACCAGTTACATTAATTTAGTCGTGGCAGCCTCCCCCCAACTTCAGTTTTTATTGCTACAGCAGTCCCTCGTCTCATATCACCTTACAATTACTCCATTGAGAGTAAAGTATTTTAAATTTATTTCAAAAAGGGTAAAGGGTTATTTCTAACCCCTCAtcacattcaaatgtttaaagTATTAATGTAAAATTGTAGACACATGGTTTCTGAAGGAGGCCCTCTAGTCCTCCACTCTGTTCAGATTTGGCACCTCCTCTAGACAAAGTACCTCTGACTATCAGAATACCTTATTGCCCTTGATAAGAACATCtctttaattattaatgatCACATTATTATGGTCTTAACCACACTTGGGGGTGTAACTTACTGGGATTGTAAAAGtcaccttggaaacagcagtggACAATACTATGACCAAGGTTAATAAGGTACTtctcaacttttaagccaacgCTGACGAGAAGTCATTAAAGGAAAAGGAAACCTCTAAACACCTGGAACATCTGCTGAGGGAGACTGTGTGACATAATAGCGAGCTTCAAACAGCTACTAATGCACCCTGTGGTGAGATCTTGTGTTGTGGTGCCATGCCCTGCTGCTCGTACCCTGACAGTGTCCATCGTGGGCCACCTGGATCTTCAAGCCGGTCAGACAAGCATCCCTGTGGAGCTCACAGTGATTCCTGTAGGTCTTCCCATTGCTGCCACACACTGACCTCTTGTGGGGCTTACAGCTCTGGAAAGGAAGAGAATGACAATGGAGTGACAGCTAGGGGAACATTTTATCGCACtagtctctttttcttccttctcctttcttGTGTGAAAGTAATGTCACTTGAATGTCACCTCTGCAGAGCCACACACCGAACACTCACCTCTATACACAGACAGCTGGGCTCCCCCTTCTCGGTAACAGCACACTCCCTGCCGGCCCCACAGAACACATTGGCACACACTTTGCTCTTGCTCTGCAGCTcctgaaagaaaggaaaacacattgTTAGCTCTTCAGAAATACTATTGGTTTCTACAGGTTTCACACACAGGGCGGCGCTGTTGCCCTGTTAACAGGCCCATTTGAAAGCCCTGTGAAGGTTGTTGACcatattttaaaacacataCCAAACACAAATGTGCCATGGGATCCAAATCACAAGACTCACACTTTAAGATGTTTAATCAAGTTGCCTGACCTTAAGATACTGTTTGCTCTTCACTGCATTGACAGAACAGAATCTCTTCCCTGATGACATCCAAAATAAAGGCGCACTGATTTAGCACTTCCTTTTTCTATTTGTTAGTCAGCAAGATATCTTTAGGGGAAAGTTAGGCCAAGGACAAAGGACGAATGATTAGCCTAGTTTTTAGTTGCAACCACTCCTTCAAATTTCAATTTAATCTTCACCAAATTTGGTACATCatttactgaacacacagtttAGTTTCAGCCAAATtgaaaatacacatgcacatataaacTCTGAGCTATCCTTCAATGTTTGATAGCATTTCCCCTCTAGGTGGCGCTACCTCGCCAACATGATCAATTCAAACGGCCATAAATTTGGAGTCATGAATCTGACTCACTTGAAATTTTGCACATTTCTTCCATGTCCTAATATTCCTGGGAATTTACATATTCTCCCAAAAATATGGCTGCAATCTCTCAATTAGCAGGATTACCTGCCATTAGGTattttgattcagacctggatcaaaaatctaaacatttctgttgttaaaataatacatttaggTTATTATGCTTCCTAGCCTTATCCCTGTTCTTTTTAGTTCATGTTTTAGTGTCTGCACTTTTATTGAGGTCTCTGGTCACTTATGTTTGCCAGTATACTCTAGTTGCCATGTCAACGATGGCCAGACTCAAGAGCTGACAGCTGACCATACTCCACTTATAATAGaagctgatgtgttttttagtgCAGATTAAACACAATGCTGGAGATTAAAACAGCAAAGATGTTAACAACAGtactatctgtgtgtgtgcgtgtgtgtgtgtgtgtgtgaacaatgAATGAAGACCATATAGGTTAAGCAGGATAAGACCGTACTTGACTACAACCAAACTGTCAGCTCAAAAAAATCCTTCcttaaaatcaaatgtttctaGTGTTTCTGTCAATTAAACATTCTCCTCTAGTACATTTAGTCAGTCTTATGTTCCCTTGTTTACACTTTCATGCctttgtttctttatcttttgcttgtttgttgtaGAAGATTGCCGGTGGACTTGCCAAAAAATGAGTTCACTGGAGCTACAAACCAACCAATCACAAGATGCCAAGCGGAGCTCCAAGAGCTGCTTTATGACCCTCAttacctcctcctttccctatctgtgtgtctttgtatatatatatatatatatatatgtgtgtgtgtgtgtgtgtgtgtgtgtgtgtgtgtgtgtgtgtgtgtgtgtacagggtgTTTCCACATCTGGAGTCTGagctgtgttttcctttggGCCCATTCCCATGCTCTGTGAAATCTAGTTTCTCTAgactcccctcctcctccttaagCTGCTGTTTCCTGTAAGAGCGAGACAGAAAGTTGGCctcttg
This window of the Enoplosus armatus isolate fEnoArm2 chromosome 11, fEnoArm2.hap1, whole genome shotgun sequence genome carries:
- the LOC139292530 gene encoding follistatin-related protein 1-like; its protein translation is MMSRSVAVLLLLAVAGCNAEELQSKSKVCANVFCGAGRECAVTEKGEPSCLCIESCKPHKRSVCGSNGKTYRNHCELHRDACLTGLKIQVAHDGHCQEKKTEQAAASPVVCYAADRNELRGRVIQWLQTEVVPDGWFVKGSNFSDILLKYFKSYDNGDSQLDSSELLKFIQQNDSVVELQSYADQESNKLLRSLCVDALIELSDENADWKLSFDEFLNCLKPGFNPPEKKCALEDETYEDGAETQVECNRCVCACGNWVCTAMTCTDKTAAVDESADAGAEMTEEEWNLRVAELNKHQETVEKLKTSTKEA